TAAGGAAACTGGCACAGCAATCAACAAGCGTGAGCTCGCCTTCTGTAAATTCTCAAACTGCCCCCCATAGGTGAAATAATACCCTGCAGGAAGTTTTACATGTGCAGCCAATTGTTGTTGGATATCTTTTACGACGGTTTGAACATCCCGCCCGGCCACATTAAAACCGATCACAATTCTTCGTTTACCCGCTTCGCGGCTGATCTGGGCCGGCCCCAATTTGTAATCAATGGCAGCAACCTGAGAAAGCGGGATCTGCGTACCGGTATCTGTAGGAATCATCAGATTACGCACATCATCAATGCTATTTCGATGCGTTGCATCTAACCGGACGACCAAATCAAAGCGACGTTCATTTTCATAGATCTGTCCCGTGCTCCGACCCGCAAAAGCCGTACTCACCACGTCGTTGACATCCTGAATGGTCAACCCATAATTTGCAATACGGGTGCGATCATAAACGATATTGATTTGCGGGAGACCGGATACGCGCTCCACTTGTGGAGATGTTGCCCCTTGCACGGATTGAATCTGCGCGGCAACCACATTGGCGTAAGCGGCCAGCGAGTCGATGTTTTCACCGAAGATCTTTACAGCCACATCCTGACGGATACCCGTCATTAGTTCATTGAAACGCATTTGAATAGGTTGGTTTTTTTCAAAGAAGACACCCGGAATTACTGTTAGTTTCTCCAGAATAGCGCCCCCCAGTTCTTCATAAGAACGCCCAGACTTCCATTCTTTTTGAGGCTTCAATACCACCATAATGTCTGTCGCTTCCGGCGGCATAGGGTCTGTCGGCACCTCTGCAGCTCCTGTTTTACCGACCACCATCTTTACTTCATCCAACTCTTTGATAATACGGGAAGCCTGCATGGAGGTTTCAATACTCTGCGAAAGTGAGCTTCCTTGTGGTAGAATACAATGGAAAGCATAATCACCTTCCTGCAACTGTGGAATAAACTCGCCTCCCATGTTCTTAAAAAAGATAGCCGACAAAGCAAAAATGGCAACAGTTAAACTCACGATTAGGTATTTAAACCGAATGGCTTTTTGTAATAAAGGCGCATAAATACGTTGCAGTCCCGCAATCATCCGGTCACTCAACGTTTTCTTGTCGCTGTATTTTTTCGGCAGGAACAGAGCACACATCATGGGGATATAGGTTAACGAGAGAATCAATGCCCCGAAAATGGCAAACCCAACTGTTTGTGCCATTGGACGAAACATTTTTCCTTCAACACCCACCAATGTTAAAATTGGAATATAGACAATAAGAATAATAATCTCACCAAAGGCCGCACTGGTACGAATCTTTGAAGCAGACTCAAATACCTCATGGTCCATTTCGGCCTGGGTCAATTTCTCGGTTGACTTTCGTAAGCCTAAATGGTGTAGTGTAGCTTCCACCACAATGACGGCTCCGTCTACAATCAAACCGAAGTCTATCGCACCCAAACTCATTAAATTGGCGCTTACGCCGAAAACGTTCATCAGTCCAAGTGCAAACAGCAGCGCCAGCGGAATCGCCGAAGCCACAATAAGACCTGCCCGCAAGTTCCCAAGAAATAAGACCAGGACAAAAATAACGATCAGCGCACCTTCAATCAGATTTTTTTCAACGGTACTGATCGCACGCCCAACAAGGTCTGTCCGGTCCAAATAGGGCTCTATAACCACATCATCAGGCAGCGACTTTTGAATAGTCGGTAGTTTTTCTTTTACCCGATTGACTACCTCGTTGCTGTTTTCACCCTTTAGCATCATGACGACACCTCCCACAGCATCGACCTCACCATTGTAGGTCAAGGCACCATAGCGCACAGCGTGACCAAAACGTACATCCGCAACATCTTTTACATAAATCGGTATTGCTCCTGATTTTCGGATGGCAATATTTCTGACGTCTTCCAAGGAGGTTGCCAGCCCAATTCCCCGGATAAAGTAAGCATTCGGCTTTTTATCAATATAGGCACCACCTGTATTTTGATTGTTTTTCTCTAAGGCAGTAAATAGCTCTGGAATGGTGATATTCATCGCCTTAAGTCTATTCGGGTCAACAGCTACTTCATATTGTTTGAGCTCACCACCGAAACTATTGACCTCGGCAATTCCAGGTGTGCCATAGAGCTGACGGGCAACAATCCAATCTTGCATGGTGCGCAAATCTTTTGCGTTGTATTTCTTTTCGCTTCCCTTTTTGGGATGGATGATATATTGATATACTTCTCCCAGTCCAGTACTCACTGGAGCGAGCTCAGGTTTACCAATACCCTGCGGAATCTGATCCACCGCTTCTTTTAAACGCTCACCAATCAGCTGCCGGGCAAAATAGATATCTACATCATCGTCAAAAACAACGGTAATGACGGAAAGCCCGAAGCGTGAAATACTCCTGATCTCCTCAATTTTGGGTACAGTCGCAATACTTTGTTCAATTGGAAAAGTAACCAACTGCTCCACTTCCTGTCCAGCAAGCGTTGGACAAGAGGTAAAGATCTGGACCTGATTATTGGTAATATCGGGAACGGCATCTATGGGCAGTTTTGTTGCACTCCATGCCCCCCAAATGATCAGCAACAAGGTCATTAAACCGATAACAATCTTGTTCTTAATGCTAAATTTTATAATATGATCTAACACAATTATACGTGATTAATGCTTAACTAATAGCTCGTTAGAATAGCTCATCTTTTGTCGTCATACCATACAACAAGCGTATTCAGAGCACAAAGCTGAATAAAGAACAGCATAGGATGCTCTATCAGATTTGTTTTTAGAATTTTTACGAAAAATTAAGCATTAACCTTTGGCGGCTGCCAGATGCTTCCACAATAGCTAGAAAGAATTGGGGTATTGAGGACAGGTATACGATTGTCAAAATAAATAGAAACCGGAACACCCGCAATTTGTGGGAATTGATAGGCATAAGCCGTTATATTTCCACTGCAACAATTGCAATAACAGAAAATTGAACAGGCATCAGATGCATCATCACCATGGTTGTGTGTTTGATTTAGCTTTGCTTCCATAGCAGACTGCTCACAGTGATTGTTCGAATCGCTGCACGGGACAAAGGAAAGTCCCAGAATATATGCTATCAATATGAAAACAATTAATCTCATCAATACGCAAATTTAATAAATTAAATCAAAATACGCTCCGTTGACTTAAAAATTCTCTTACGCCACATCAACTTTTGCTATCGATCAAACCCATTTTGACTTTCTCCCTTGTGGAAAACAGTCCTAACTAATGCCATTTTTGATAATCGCCGTAATTTCCTGTTTCGGCAAGCAATGCAAACTAAATCATAGTAATACCAAATTATACCAAACAACAATTTTACGTCAATTATTTCACAGTGATCATTCAGTGCTTATTCAGTTATTACTGAACAAGCACTGAACGATCACTGAACAAGCACTGAACAAACACTGTCAAGACGCCAAATTTGGTAAAGCGTTGATTTTTGGTTTTTGCACTTTGAGATGACATAAAAAGAATAAGCGACAAGCAAAGTTGTAAAAAAATTATCGGCATAAGCCTACTACAAGGCTAGATTGATGATATTTACGAACAGGAGCGTTAAAGAATAGACTGTAGACGCTGTGGAAAATCCGCTATCTTTGAAAGACTCAACTGCTTCATGACCTGATACAAATGTGTCTTGAACATATTGATGGTATGTTTGCCACCTGCTGCACCTAACGCGCCTACACCGTACATAAAAGGCCTTCCCATAAAATTGAATTCCGATCCGACAGCGTGAGCACGCGCCAAATCAACACCCGAGCGAATCCCACCGTCCAACATTATTTTTATATTCTTTTTATATTCGGGATTACTAGCCAAACGAATTAATGAATTGATCGAAGACTCACTTGCGTCCAGCTGTCGTCCACCATGATTTGAAACAATCACACCATCAACTCCCAATGCGATGGAAGCCTGCATATCTTCATCTGTTGCGATTCCCTTCAGCACCAATGGGCCTTTCCATAGATCCCTTATTGCTTTAATCTTTTCAACATCAACTTTACCCGTAAATGTCTTATTCATAAACTGTCCCAATTGGGCCAAGTCAAGACCTTTTTCCATATAAGGTTTTAAAGTAGCGAAAGAAGGAATACCATGTCTTAGCGTCTCAATACCCCAAGTTGGACATGCGAATGTTTGCAAAATATTCGAAACGCTCATTTTAGGCGGCATGGACAATCCACTTTTTATTTCGCGATACCGAAGTCCGAACGCCGGTACGTCGACCAATACCACCAATACTGGACATTCGACAACCTGTAAACGCTTAATAATATCATCTCGCAATTTATTCTCGGTAGGATGATAGAGCTGAAACCATGCTTTCCCATCTGACACTTCGGCAATACGCTCAATACTACTTGTTGATACGGTACTCAAAAT
The genomic region above belongs to Sphingobacterium zeae and contains:
- a CDS encoding alpha-hydroxy acid oxidase; this encodes MSQKFEYNTRYPSVEDLKIKARKRIPRFAFDYLTGGANEELNLARNENDFDNILLKPQYLLASDEIDLSVELFGRRYSAPFGVSPIGLQGLMWPNAPEILAKAAAENDIPYILSTVSTSSIERIAEVSDGKAWFQLYHPTENKLRDDIIKRLQVVECPVLVVLVDVPAFGLRYREIKSGLSMPPKMSVSNILQTFACPTWGIETLRHGIPSFATLKPYMEKGLDLAQLGQFMNKTFTGKVDVEKIKAIRDLWKGPLVLKGIATDEDMQASIALGVDGVIVSNHGGRQLDASESSINSLIRLASNPEYKKNIKIMLDGGIRSGVDLARAHAVGSEFNFMGRPFMYGVGALGAAGGKHTINMFKTHLYQVMKQLSLSKIADFPQRLQSIL
- a CDS encoding CusA/CzcA family heavy metal efflux RND transporter, with product MLDHIIKFSIKNKIVIGLMTLLLIIWGAWSATKLPIDAVPDITNNQVQIFTSCPTLAGQEVEQLVTFPIEQSIATVPKIEEIRSISRFGLSVITVVFDDDVDIYFARQLIGERLKEAVDQIPQGIGKPELAPVSTGLGEVYQYIIHPKKGSEKKYNAKDLRTMQDWIVARQLYGTPGIAEVNSFGGELKQYEVAVDPNRLKAMNITIPELFTALEKNNQNTGGAYIDKKPNAYFIRGIGLATSLEDVRNIAIRKSGAIPIYVKDVADVRFGHAVRYGALTYNGEVDAVGGVVMMLKGENSNEVVNRVKEKLPTIQKSLPDDVVIEPYLDRTDLVGRAISTVEKNLIEGALIVIFVLVLFLGNLRAGLIVASAIPLALLFALGLMNVFGVSANLMSLGAIDFGLIVDGAVIVVEATLHHLGLRKSTEKLTQAEMDHEVFESASKIRTSAAFGEIIILIVYIPILTLVGVEGKMFRPMAQTVGFAIFGALILSLTYIPMMCALFLPKKYSDKKTLSDRMIAGLQRIYAPLLQKAIRFKYLIVSLTVAIFALSAIFFKNMGGEFIPQLQEGDYAFHCILPQGSSLSQSIETSMQASRIIKELDEVKMVVGKTGAAEVPTDPMPPEATDIMVVLKPQKEWKSGRSYEELGGAILEKLTVIPGVFFEKNQPIQMRFNELMTGIRQDVAVKIFGENIDSLAAYANVVAAQIQSVQGATSPQVERVSGLPQINIVYDRTRIANYGLTIQDVNDVVSTAFAGRSTGQIYENERRFDLVVRLDATHRNSIDDVRNLMIPTDTGTQIPLSQVAAIDYKLGPAQISREAGKRRIVIGFNVAGRDVQTVVKDIQQQLAAHVKLPAGYYFTYGGQFENLQKASSRLLIAVPVSLLLIFMLLYFTFHSFKQATLIFTAIPMSAIGGVFALMLRGMPFSISAGIGFIALFGVAVLNGIVLIGTFNQLKKEGVDDIFQRVKEGTLTRLRPVLMTATVASLGFLPMAISTSAGAEVQKPLATVVIGGLVTATFLTLFVLPLLYIIFNSKWNMKRSSGAKTIVTILAFLFMALGSQVFGQERIAVTEAVETALKNNRQFQINQAEIVGAGFNVKTATEIPKTGIFAENEDYRPSDKAGLLKIGITQSIAWPGLYTARKDYFKQQLKYANLNTDVLKTAITKDVRTAYFQLWYLQDRQKLYMELDSIYSGMFKATELRFKTGDVAALDKIAAEAKLKELQAQLVQNKKDIIIQQQQLMMLLDRNEWMLPLDQPLEKVVVDASPSDETAHPLLVLQQQNLNIASSNISVQKNTNKPEFSGRFFSQRVWGAKDPLSGFSVSASFPVFSLGAYKSKVKVANAELEVQQRKLEYDTQVFQTNKGNALAEIDKNSALLQFYESSGLKQADAIIKAASLGYRTGEINFAELSQFLSQAIGIRQNYLEVLNQYNQSAIQYNYFNNK
- a CDS encoding DUF6660 family protein; protein product: MRLIVFILIAYILGLSFVPCSDSNNHCEQSAMEAKLNQTHNHGDDASDACSIFCYCNCCSGNITAYAYQFPQIAGVPVSIYFDNRIPVLNTPILSSYCGSIWQPPKVNA